Proteins from a genomic interval of Gluconacetobacter diazotrophicus PA1 5:
- a CDS encoding FecCD family ABC transporter permease, translated as MTSARKILWLNVLLAVAVVGLSCASLMWGETRLSFLTALRDMAAGRHTAGAIIVGQLRLPRTLLAVVVGGVLGLSGAVLQGYLRNPLADPGILGVSGGAALGAVIVFYTGLMQVSVAILPLGGLAGALCATAILMGLVGRSGALVLLLAGAALSSFAAALTALTLNLVPSPYASFEIMHWVMGSLTDRTFTHVWISLPGAICGTLLMLSAGRALDALTLGEDVAESLGFRLFGLRGVQTRIVLGCALAVGSCVAVSGAIGFVGLVVPHLLRSLTGYQPSRLLLPSLLGGSCLLLLADMVVRLVTVGPELQLGVLTALVGAPVFFARVIMLKRTAS; from the coding sequence GTGACGTCCGCCCGGAAGATCCTCTGGCTCAACGTCCTGCTGGCCGTGGCGGTGGTGGGCCTGTCCTGCGCCTCGCTGATGTGGGGCGAGACGCGGCTGTCCTTCCTCACCGCGCTGAGGGACATGGCGGCGGGCCGGCATACGGCGGGCGCGATCATCGTCGGCCAGTTGCGCCTGCCCCGCACCCTGCTGGCCGTCGTGGTGGGGGGCGTCCTGGGATTGTCCGGCGCCGTGCTGCAGGGCTACCTGCGCAACCCGCTGGCCGATCCGGGCATCCTTGGCGTGTCGGGCGGGGCGGCGCTGGGGGCCGTCATCGTCTTTTATACGGGATTGATGCAGGTCTCCGTGGCCATCCTTCCGCTGGGCGGACTGGCCGGCGCGCTGTGCGCCACCGCGATATTGATGGGGCTGGTCGGGCGCAGCGGCGCGCTGGTCCTGCTGCTGGCCGGTGCGGCGCTCAGCAGCTTTGCCGCCGCCCTGACGGCCCTGACGCTGAATCTGGTGCCCAGCCCCTATGCCTCGTTCGAAATCATGCACTGGGTCATGGGATCGCTGACGGACCGGACGTTCACGCATGTCTGGATCAGCCTGCCGGGCGCGATCTGCGGCACCCTGCTGATGCTGTCGGCCGGACGCGCGCTGGATGCGCTGACGCTGGGCGAGGATGTGGCGGAAAGCCTCGGCTTCCGGCTGTTCGGGCTGCGGGGCGTCCAGACGCGGATCGTGCTGGGATGCGCGCTGGCGGTCGGGTCCTGCGTCGCCGTTTCGGGGGCAATCGGGTTTGTCGGCCTGGTCGTGCCGCATCTCCTGCGGTCCCTGACGGGCTACCAGCCGTCGCGCCTGCTGCTGCCGTCCCTGCTGGGGGGAAGCTGCCTGCTTCTGCTGGCGGATATGGTGGTGCGCCTGGTGACGGTGGGACCGGAACTGCAACTGGGCGTGCTGACGGCGCTGGTCGGCGCGCCGGTTTTCTTCGCCCGGGTCATCATGCTGAAGAGGACGGCGTCATGA
- a CDS encoding ABC transporter ATP-binding protein gives MILMQAQDISLTRGGRKVVDAASLTLEAGRVMGLIGPNGAGKSTALRMLAGLLKPDYGHVRLQDRDIGRIGAEMRARQVAFIPQDGQKPPPMPVRALVALGRLPHGQAGERAAGHPAVEDALAATDMLELQNRPASHLSGGERARMNLARALATSTPVILADEPIAALDPAHALSMMQLFRVLAAQGKGIVVVLHDLALAARFCDELVLMHQGRVVRHGLPEQVLQDTIMGSVYGVTVKRIENAVIPWALCR, from the coding sequence ATGATCCTGATGCAGGCACAGGATATCTCGTTGACGCGCGGCGGTCGCAAGGTCGTCGATGCGGCATCCCTGACATTGGAGGCCGGGCGCGTCATGGGCCTGATCGGCCCCAACGGCGCGGGAAAAAGTACCGCCCTGCGCATGCTGGCGGGGCTGCTGAAGCCCGATTACGGTCATGTCCGGCTGCAGGATCGCGATATCGGCCGGATCGGGGCGGAGATGCGCGCCCGGCAGGTGGCCTTCATCCCGCAGGACGGGCAGAAACCGCCCCCCATGCCGGTACGGGCGCTGGTGGCCCTGGGGCGCCTGCCGCACGGACAGGCGGGCGAACGGGCGGCCGGCCATCCGGCCGTGGAGGACGCGCTGGCCGCGACCGACATGCTGGAACTGCAGAATCGTCCGGCCAGCCACCTGTCGGGCGGCGAACGGGCGCGGATGAACCTGGCCCGCGCGCTGGCCACCAGCACGCCGGTCATCCTGGCGGACGAACCCATCGCGGCCCTCGATCCCGCCCATGCCCTGTCGATGATGCAGTTGTTTCGCGTTCTGGCGGCCCAGGGCAAGGGGATCGTCGTCGTGTTGCACGACCTGGCCCTGGCGGCCCGGTTCTGTGATGAACTGGTGCTGATGCACCAGGGCCGTGTCGTCCGGCATGGCCTGCCCGAACAGGTCCTGCAGGATACCATCATGGGGTCCGTCTATGGCGTGACGGTCAAGCGGATCGAAAATGCCGTGATCCCGTGGGCATTGTGCCGCTGA